The following proteins are encoded in a genomic region of Fusarium oxysporum f. sp. lycopersici 4287 chromosome 1, whole genome shotgun sequence:
- a CDS encoding hypothetical protein (At least one base has a quality score < 10) translates to MRRSALNKSKSRLRDNPPPATNTTASIADSSVNVVGALLRDEGLQPEHHQLADSLTTSDASYNSSNAYAHSQPHGGQQQYNSPLLPSTEESYNIPEFTADSPMTDAIPVEDNTISATKTPTFAIVTDGSSTAIATEFSDQNNYDQFSSNTYIKTYNSESEPPESESDPDQEHQDGIDLDLDTSTHPPFLDDYWTPPTYLDLDSDHIPPYHNVDYDIDMSDSEGGAPLDDAFDELEHFTDDQSILSEGDNDESSPINNSTNYLSQAAFHPPTIVDNDLIMNPVPPPAPWGAVLTEDAATLEDNAPPLPAGLLGLPLLSNPNPTMLGSENLCLVDFLRHWAFHARSSSCPSASRVNAPCPEDIRRQANTHIRDVQYKDLHGDDYDIQGLDWASMNTTREYARQIRCATFRNYVNKQGSDRWSPHMADVAIPPTQNFMRFKRFLIRQDVYLAHFQLRSVLACPSRSQVYYPGRRGINRINTVTGKVELVLDNSHIHGLGALISALDANHGAMFAGTCNGEYYLKSLDSEDKRDFAEGVITSNMGGITNHVQIYQPRRSSAPVAAIASNDEGFRVLDLSTQQFLMQSRYRFPLNCSRISPDGRLRVMVGDDFKVLITDADTGEIQQELSGHRDYGFACDWSDDGWTVATGFQDKGVKVWDARRWCDARGVSTPLCTIRSDMAGVRNLRFSPVGSGERVLVAAEDADIVNIINAQTFGKKQTVDFFGEIGGVAFTNGGHELNVLASDRHRGGLLQLERCGRTAEPYFSSSWQRYLDADTDEWRYQADEITRRGECYRRVPVSRDALPIF, encoded by the exons ATGCGCCGCTCCGCTCTTAATAAGTCCAAGAGCCGCCTACGAGACAACCCCCCGCCGGCCACAAATACAACAGCCTCCATTGCCGATTCATCTGTGAACGTTGTTGGGGCTCTCTTGCGGGATGAGGGTCTCCAACCTGAGCATCATCAACTTGCGGACTCACTCACTACCAGCGACGCCTCTTATAATAGCTCCAACGCCTACGCTCATTCACAACCTCATGGTGGCCAGCAGCAATATAATTCACCTCTCCTACCCAGCACAGAGGAATCATACAACATCCCTGAATTCACGGCCGATTCGCCTATGACAGATGCGATCCCCGTCGAAGACAATACCATCTCCGCTACCAAGACACCTACTTTCGCGATAGTGACTGACGGCTCTTCTACTGCAATCGCCACCGAGTTCTCAGACCAGAACAATTACGACCAATTCTCCTCTAACACCTACATCAAGACCTACAATTCCGAGTCTGAACCCCCGGAGTCCGAGTCCGACCCAGATCAAGAGCATCAGGACGGTATTGATCTTGATTTGGACACTTCCACCCACCCACCTTTCTTGGACGACTATTGGACACCTCCCACATATCTCGACCTGGACTCTGACCACATACCCCCTTACCACAACGTGGATTATGATATTGATATGAGCGACAGCGAAGGTGGCGCTCCTCTCGACGACGCATTCGACGAACTTGAACACTTCACGGACGACCAATCTATTCTATCTGAGGGTGACAATGATGAATCATCCCCTATCAATAACTCAACCAACTATCTTTCGCAAGCCGCCTTCCATCCGCCCACCATAGTTGACAACGACCTAATCATGAATCCTGTTCCGCCTCCTGCGCCATGGGGTGCTGTCTTGACCGAAGACGCAGCTACGTTGGAGGATAATGCGCCTCCTTTGCCGGCAGGGCTCCTGGGCCTGCCACTACTTAGCAACCCCAACCCGACTATGCTTGGGTCTGAAAATCTGTGCCTGGTTGACTTTTTGAGACACTGGGCATTCCATGCTCGTTCTTCCTCCTGTCCATCCGCCTCGCGGGTGAACGCACCCTGTCCAGAAGACATTCGCCGTCAAGCAAATACACACATCCGCGATGTTCAGTACAAGGACCTTCACGGCGATGACTATGACATACAAGGCTTGGATTGGGCATCTATGAACACTACCAGGGAGTATGCGCGGCAAATACGATGTGCCACTTTCAGGAATTATGTCAACAAGCAAGGTTCAGACAGATGGAGT CCTCACATGGCTGACGTAGCTATCCCCCCGACTCAAAACTTTATGAGATTCAAGAGATTCCTTATCCGCCAAGATGTCTACCTAGCTCATTTTCAACTACGGAGCGTCCTAGCATGCCCCTCAAGATCGCAGGTCTACTATCCTGGCAGGAGAGGAATCAACCGAATCAACACTGTCACAGGAAAGGTAGAGCTCGTACTTGACAACAGTCATATACATGGTCTGGGAGCTCTCATCTCTGCCCTTGATGCAAACCACGGAGCCATGTTTGCAGGAACTTGCAATGGTGAATACTATCTCAAAAGCCTGGATTCTGAAGACAAGAGAGACTTTGCAGAAGGTGTCATTACTTCAAATATGGGAGGTATCACCAATCACGTCCAGATCTACCAACCCCGGCGATCTTCGGCTCCTGTGGCTGCCATTGCCAGTAACGACGAGGGATTCCGCGTTCTAGACCTTTCTACACAGCAGTTCTTGATGCAGAGCAGGTATCGATTCCCACTCAACTGTTCGCGCATCTCACCTGATGGCCGCTTGAGAGTCATGGTCGGTGATGACTTCAAGGTACTTATTACCGACGCCGATACCGGCGAGATTCAACAGGAACTGTCCGGACACCGCGACTATGGTTTTGCCTGCGATTGGTCCGATGATGGTTGGACAGTAGCCACCGGTTTCCAGGACAAGGGCGTCAAGGTCTGGGATGCTCGCCGTTGGTGTGACGCGCGGGGTGTCAGTACACCTCTGTGCACTATCAGATCCGATATGGCTGGTGTGAGAAATCTGCGCTTCTCTCCCGTCGGTAGTGGCGAGAGAGTACTCGTTGCTGCCGAGGACGCTGATATTGTCAACATCATTAATGCTCAGACTTTTGGCAAGAAGCAGACAGTCGATTTCTTCGGTGAGATCGGCGGCGTTGCATTTACCAACGGCGGACATGAACTCAATGTCTTGGCGAGTGACCGTCATCGTGGCGGCCTTCTCCAGCTTGAACGATGTGGCCGTACCGCTGAGCCCTATTTCTCTAGTTCCTGGCAACGTTATCTCGATGCTGACACTGATGAATGGCGCTATCAAGCCGATGAGATTACACGCCGCGGTGAATGCTATCGTCGAGTTCCAGTTTCGAGGGATGCCTTGCCGATCTTCTAA
- a CDS encoding threonyl-tRNA synthetase → MPLVPRHRQDKTTFKYPTSSHQIFNIRARVLNMSSDQADAAKAVEGASEKSLPSRPAKQPKEKQPKDKSAKGGKSAGLELPETPEFIQHRLDLFDKIKARQDAEIAAKPREEITISLPNGKEEKGTSWETTPGAIAKGISKSLFERTVISRVDGELWDLTRPLEKSCKLELLDFEHTEGKKVFWHSSAHILGEAAEKRFGCYLCNGPPTEDPPGFYYDMANMGEQVVTDEDKKALEQLSNNIVKQKQPFERLEMTKDELLEMFKYSKYKEYFIQQRVPDGTKSTVYRCGPLIDLCRGPHVPTTGNIKAFSVLRNSAAYWLGDSNNESVQRIAGISFPDKKALEEYKHFLAEAAKRNHRKIGTDQKLFFFDEASPGSAFFLPHGVRIYNALMELIKGEYQKREFDEVMSPNMYKADLWKTSGHWGHYEENMFTFEVEKEKFGLKPMNCPGHCKIFAHSDVTYKDLPWRMADFGVLHRNEFSGALSGLTRVRRFQQDDAHIFCTVDQIREEIESAFDFLSSVYGIFGFTFKLKLSTRPEKYVGDIATWDSAEKKLEEALNSFSEKTGAKWEFNPGDGAFYGPKIDIALFDALKREHQCGTMQLDFNLPRRFKLRYVANKGETGVSDGSNPEEDLPAGYARPVMIHRAVLGSFERMFGILTEHFGGKWPFWLSPRQVLVVPVMPAANDYAKEVQQIFRAKGLYSDVDLSSNTFQKKIRTGQLEQYNFIFVVGAEEASSRTLNIRNRDDQATQAKGELVPIDEALEKMVQLKSSRGLVNKL, encoded by the exons ATGCCCCTTGTGCCCCGCCAtcgacaagacaagaccacTTTCAAGTACCCAACTTCCTCCCACcaaatcttcaacatccGCGCGAGAGTTCTCAACATGTCGTCCGAtcaagctgatgctgccaagGCGGTCGAGGGCGCGTCTGAGAAGAGCTTGCCTTCTCGCCCTGCTAAGCAgcccaaggagaagcaacCCAAGGATAAGTCTGCCAAGGGTGGAAAGTCTGCTGGCCTCGAA CTCCCTGAGACTCCCGAGTTCATCCAGCACCGACTCGATctcttcgacaagatcaaggcccGACAGGACGCCGAAATCGCTG CCAAACCCCGCGAGGAAATCACCATCTCGCTTCCCAATggcaaagaggagaagggaaCTTCTTGGGAGACCACCCCTGGCGCTATCGCCAAGGGCATCTCCAAGTCTCTTTTCGAGCGCACTGTCATCTCCAGAGTTGATGGTGAGTTGTGGGATCTGACCCGACCGCTCGAGAAGAGCTGCAAGCTCGAGCTCCTTGACTTTGAACACACCGAAGGCAAGAAGGTCTTCTGGCACTCTTCTGCCCATATTCTTGGAGAGGCCGCCGAGAAACGCTTTGGTTGTTATCTGTGCAACGGTCCCCCTACTGAGGACCCCCCTGGATTCTACTACGATATGGCCAACATGGGAGA GCAAGTCGTCACTgatgaggacaagaaggccCTTGAGCAGCTCTccaacaacatcgtcaaaCAGAAGCAGCCTTTCGAGCGTCTGGAAATGACCAAGGACGAACTCCTTGAGATGTTCAAGTACAGCAAGTACAAGGAGTATTTCATTCAACAGCGTGTTCCCGATGGCACCAAGAGTACTGTGTACCGATGCGGTCCCCTGATCGATCTGTGCCGAGGACCTCACGTCCCCACCACTGGCAACATCAAGGCCTTTTCCGTTCTCAGG AATTCCGCTGCCTACTGGCTTGGTGACAGCAACAACGAGTCTGTCCAGCGTATTGCTGGTATCTCATTCCCCGACAAGAAGGCTCTTGAAGAGTATAAGCACTTCCTGGCCGAGGCTGCCAAGCGCAATCACCGAAAGATCGGCACAGATCaaaagctcttcttcttcgacgagGCGTCTCCTGGATCTGCTTTCTTCCTACCACACGGTGTGCGCATCTACAATGCCTTGATGGAGCTCATCAAAGGCGAGTACCAAAAACGTGAATTCGACGAAGTTATGTCTCCAAACATGTACAAGGCGGATTTGTGGAAGACATCAGGTCACTGGGGCCACTACGAGGAGAACATGTTCAcctttgaggttgagaaggagaagttTGGTTTGAAGCCCATGAACTGCCCTGGACACTGTAAGATCTTTGCCCACTCCGATGTCACTTATAAGGACCTCCCCTGGAGGATGGCCgattttggtgttttgcaCCGAAACGAGTTCTCCGGTGCTCTTTCTGGTCTTACTCGAGTCCGTCGTTTCCAACAGGACGATGCTCACATCTTCTGTACCGTGGATCAG ATCCGAGAGGAAATTGAATCTGCTTTCGACTTTTTGAGCAGTGTCTACGGTATCTTCGGTTTCACATTCAAGCTTAAGCTGTCCACCCGACCCGAGAAGTACGTTGGTGACATCGCTACCTGGGATtccgccgagaagaagcttgaagaggctCTCAACTCATTCTCCGAAAAAACGGGTGCTAAGTGGGAGTTTAACCCCGGCGATGGTGCTTTCTATGGACCCAAGATCGATATTGCTCTGTTCGATGCCCTGAAGCGTGAGCACCAATGCGGTACTATGCAGCTCGACTTCAACCTGCCTCGACGATTCAAGCTTCGATATGTCGCTAACAAGGGCGAGACCGGAGTCAGTGATGGTAGCAACCCCGAGGAAGATCTCCCTGCCGGATACGCACGACCTGTCATGATTCACCGAGCCGTTCTAGGCAGCTTCGAGCGAATGTTTGGTATTCTGACCGAACACTTTGGCGGCAAGTGGCCATTCTGGCTCAGCCCCCGACAGGTCTTGGTTGTACCTGTCATGCCTGCTGCCAACGACTACGCCAAGGAGGTCCAGCAGATCTTCCGCGCAAAGGGACTCTACAGTGATGTGGACCTGAGCAGCAACACTTTCCAGAAGAAGATCCGCACCGGTCAGCTGGAGCAGTACAACTTTATCTTTG TTGTCGGTGCCGAGGAGGCCAGCTCACGCACCCTCAACATCCGTAACCGAGACGACCAGGCCACCCAGGCGAAGGGTGAGCTGGTTCCTATTGACGAAgctcttgagaagatggTTCAGCTCAAGTCTTCGCGAGGACTTGTGAACAAGCTGTAG
- a CDS encoding protein disulfide-isomerase gives MHHKKIACSFMAALAAYASAADSDVHQLTKDTFEEFVKSNDLVLAEFFAPWCGHCKALAPEYEEAATTLKEKNIKLAKIDCTEESDLCKDQGVEGYPTLKVFRGLENVTPYSGQRKAAGITSYMIKQSLPAVSILTKDTLEEFKTADKVVVVAYLNADDKSSNETFSKLAEGLRDTYLFGGVNDAAVAEAEGVKAPALVVYKSFDEGKNTFTEKFEEDAIASFITTSATPLIGEVGPETYAGYMSAGIPLAYIFSETPEERKELGDALKPIAEKFKGKINFATIDAKAFGAHAGNLNLKADKFPSFAIQEVVKNQKFPFDQEKEITHDNIAKFVEDFAAGKIEPSIKSEPIPETQEGPVTVVVAKSYNDIVLDDTKDVLIEFYAPWCGHCKALAPKYEDLASQFAASEFKDKVVIAKVDATLNDVPDEIQGFPTIKLYAAGAKDAPVTYQGSRTVEDLANFIKENGKYKAELPVKEEGTEEAAPAASEEKKEEKKDAEEEDVHDEL, from the exons ATGCACCACAAGAAGATCGCTTGCAGCTTCATGGCTGCTCTGGCTGCCTATGCCTCTGCTGCCGACTCAGATGTTCACCAGCTGACCAAGGACACCTTCGAGGAGTTCGTCAAGTCCAACGATCTCGTCCTTGCTGAGT TCTTTGCTCCCTGGTGCGGTCACTGCAAGGCCCTCGCCCCCGAGTATGAGGAGGCCGCTACAAccctcaaggagaagaacatcaagctcGCCAAGATTGACTGCACTGAGGAGTCCGACCTCTGCAAAGACCAGGGCGTCGAGGGTTACCCCACCCTCAAGGTCTTCCGTGGCCTTGAGAATGTCACTCCCTACTCTGGCCAGCGCAAGGCTGCTGG TATCACCTCCTACATGATCAAGCAGTCCCTCCCCGCTGTCTCCATTCTCACAAAGGACACCCTCGAGGAGTTCAAGACCGCCGACAAGGTTGTCGTCGTCGCTTACCTGAACGCCGACGATAAGAGCTCCAACGAAACCTTCTCCAAGCTCGCCGAGGGTCTCCGTGATACCTACCTCTTCGGTGGCGTCAACGACGCTGCTGTTGCCGAGGCTGAGGGCGTTAAGGCCCCCGCCCTGGTTGTCTACAAGTCTTTCGATGAGGGCAAGAACACCTTCACCGAGAAGTTCGAGGAGGATGCCATTGCCTCTTTCATTACCACCTCTGCCACCCCTCTCATTGGTGAGGTTGGGCCTGAGACCTACGCCGGCTACATGTCCGCTGGCATTCCCCTCGCATACATCTTCTCGGAGACTCCCGAGGAGCGCAAGGAGCTTGGCGATGCCCTCAAGCCCATCGCTGAGAAGTTCAAGGGCAAGATCAACTTCGCCACAATTGACGCCAAGGCCTTCGGCGCTCACGCTGGTAACCTGAACCTCAAGGCTGACAAGTTCCCCTCATTCGCCATCCAGgaggttgtcaagaaccAGAAGTTCCCCTTCGaccaggagaaggagatcaCACAtgacaacatcgccaagTTCGTTGAGGACTTCGCCGCTGGCAAGATTGAGCCTAGCATCAAGTCTGAGCCCATTCCCGAGACCCAGGAGGGCCCCGTCACTGTTGTCGTTGCCAAGAGCTACAACGACATTGTCCTCGATGACACCAAGGATGTCCTGATTGAGTTCTACGCTCCTTGGTGCGGTCACTGCAAGGCTCTCGCCCCCAAGTACGAGGACCTTGCTTCTCAATTCGCCGCTTCCGAGTTCAAGGACAAGGTTGTCATCGCCAAGGTTGACGCTACCCTCAACGATGTCCCCGACGAGATCCAGGGATTCCCCACCATCAAGCTCTACGCCGCTGGTGCTAAGGACGCTCCCGTCACCTACCAGGGCTCTCGCACCGTCGAGGACCtcgccaacttcatcaaggagAACGGCAAGTACAAGGCCGAGCTCCCCGTTAAGGAGGAGGGCACTGAGGAGGCCGCCCCCGCCGCTagtgaggagaagaaggaggagaagaaggatgccgaggaggaggatgtcCATGATGAGCTGTAA